Genomic window (Maniola jurtina chromosome 8, ilManJurt1.1, whole genome shotgun sequence):
tgtctgtgtatctgtctgtggcatcgtagcgcttaaacgaatgaaccgattttaatttagtttttttttttgtttgaaaggtggcttgatcgagagtgttcttagctataatccaagaaaatcggttcagccgtttgaaagttatcagctcttttctagttactgtaaccttcacttgtcgggggtgttataaatttttaatttacacttgtctgatAGGTAGTTATAAAACCTACAACTTTCCAAAAAGACTTGTAGGTACCTTGTAGGTATCACATGAGTACAAATCGATTTTATCTTAATAGtttattaattagttatttaattGCTCTTTCGCTTGTTGtcacttataaaaataaatacgagACCCGGCTTAACAATGacatatgtatgtattatgcaAACTGTAGTTAGGTATTTTACCGAATATATCATAGTATTATCATTTTTGgaatgtaattttaaattacttgacGAGCAACACagtttgtatttaaaaatatgcaCAAAATGTTCGGGGCACACTTATATACAGTTACTTTTATAACGTAAGCTCGAAGCCGGTTTTTCTGCTCTCTAGATTATATAATATGGTTGTTGTGTATAACGATAAATTATGCTACGGATCTCTAGCTTCCTACAAGGAAGGAAAATAAGTGTACATTGTACTCAGTTTCGTTGGCAGATAACATTGGCCTATCTGTGTGACTTATTATTCACTCCTCGCTGCGAATATTCAAGTCATACATAAAGATACATCAATATCAATATTTTCACCTGATCGCCTTCCGAGAACAGTCGTCTGTCGCGTTCACTAGTGTTGTTCCAAAATTTGTGCAAGTGAATAAGAGAGCCCATTTAGTGATGAGACAAAATGATACAATATAGTGTTTACGTAAAGcgtgtgtaactttgaaacaagCGATTTCTTTTAGAATTTGCATTGTTTATATTTACTGAAGATGACCATCTTGCAAAATATTCCGGAACGAGTTACAAAAACTTCACCGGTAAAGAAGATAGCGCGATGGTGGTCCAAagaatttaaagttattttggCTGAATTTGTATCGACTACGTTATTGGTATTTTTGGGATGCATGGCTAACATACCCCTGGACGATTTCACCGTCCAGCCCCCGATGTACGGCCCGATTGCTTTCGGTCTGGTCGTCTTGTTCAACATAACGTCATTCGGGCACATATCTGGAGCGCATATGAACCCTTCGGTCACATTGTCTGCAATAATATGGGGCAGCGTGTCGTTCCCTTTAGCAGTAATGTATGTTATAGCTCAGTGCAGCGGGGCGATCATCGGATACGGTTTATTGCTAACTGTTTCGCCCATTGACTTAATCCCAGGAAGTGTTTGTATTACCCAGCCACATGTGAATCACGCTACGTACCAATCTTTGATAGTTGAAATAGTACTGTCTACTGCATTGGGATTTATTAATTGTGCCGTGTGGGATCCAGTGAACAAAGAGAAGCAAGATGCGATTCCGTTGAAGTTTGGTTTCACTATTGCAGCCTTGTCTCTCGCAGGAGGCCCTTTGACTGGAGCGAGTATGAACCCAGCTAGGTCCTTAGGACCTGCGGTGTGGACTGGTAATTGGAATACTCATTGGGTGTATTGGCTGGGCCCGGCTCTAGGCGGTGCAATCGCACCTCTACTTTACAAAATTGCGTGGCTTGAAAATAAGCAGGATAAGGAATCTGAAATACAATCTATCAATGGCCAATTGTAAAAAATGTTAAGAAAagttttaataagtacttatggTATAGCTTTACTTAGAGATTTTAATATTGTCTTGTAAacgaatttataatttactctCATTATATACCTACGATGATATAATTTCTATAGATGCCAACAGCCATAAAGGAATGTTTTTCATCCGTCAGGGTAATTAAcgaacaaacataatattatgagtcaATTCTGCAGGTACacgctaaatattataataatatttttggtatgatattctgtaaaaatacttattaatgAGATAATACTGGACTTTCAGCAAGGATTCGGTGTAATTATTtggattattttattgtatcatttattattcaacTAGTTTTAAATCCCTaatatccgtactaatattataaatgcgaaggtgtgtgTCTGTCGCGTGTCTATCTAttggtatgtctgtctgtctgctagctttcactAATAgacggttcattcgtttaaccgattttgacgaaatttggtacagatatagcttgcatgcCGGAGAATGACTAATtttaatccaggaaaatcaaaaagtttccacgagaATTTTAAAGaccgaaatctacgcggaccaagtcgcggacatcatctagtgatgaataaaaaatatttattaaatcgTTGCATAATTATATGCTACCTAAATAGAAACGAAAGAAGAATGTGATTAAAAGTTTTAGGTGCAtggatataatttaaaataaatttaaaattaagttatgCCGAAATGTTTAGCTTATAGTATCCCGCCGAATATATTAGTTATTCGGTCAAGGAATCTTCGAAGCACGTTGTGGAAATTTCTGTACAAACTATACATAATGATGTAAGGTATTCTGATGTGTAAAAAGATGGTTGTTTGAGTAATGTAAGACGTGTAAGAAATTACTTTCGGATATAATAGTTAAGTACCGTTAATGCAAGTCGTTAATGAGGACACTTGTCTTTTATGCCTACGTgattattgataaaatataaagtttcAGATGGTATACTTATTTATTGAACATTGTGATATTGGTAACATGTAACTCAGTATTATTTGACATTAAAACATCATTATATTTCCatcaaacaattttattttacttttctaaataatatttgatGTTTCGCATAATTTAATATTAGGTTTACGGATCTCAAATTGAGACTAATCttcttaagtaggtaattaattgcCTTTCATACCTGTTTCGTATAaatacatgtacctacctattgaaacGGGCtaaaatagtataaatagtgCGATGtcgatttttatattattattgatcctCTAACGCCCTAAACATGTGAATTATATATTTCGGCAGTCTTTTGAATATCACTGGATTTAGATTATCTTATCTTCTATTTACttattgattatattttattattacctacactCGACGATTACATGAACCTGCTGCATTGAAAATTGTGATATTCTCTTTTATCGTAGAGTAAAATAATAACTTCTTCAATACATAAAACCATAAAGTAGGTAACGTAGGTAGTCGGGGTGTGGTTGGGAGTCCGATCTCGAGCGTGCAACTCTAAATTTttggagttatatgcgttttgggcaattaaatatcaccaaTTACTTAAATGGTGAAGTAAAACGTCGCGAGGGAACCTGcgtacctgagagttcttcataatatttgcAAAGGTGTGTATAAAGTCGGCCAGCGATCGGTTGGTTCAAGACTTCGACCTCTTAATCAGTTGATTTGGTGTCCTATCTCGGGCACTGAGAGGGCTCTCTAAGTTGAAGGAAAACaacatgaggaaacctgcttgcctgaggATGATGACGAAAGCTGTTCTATGCTGGAGCATCAACATGCGACAGTGCGGGATGCTACAAATGGAAACGTTGATTTTGCAGTCATGCATGCAGTCTTTTTCATGACTGCAAACTATGACAAGATCGAGCTGCAGAATTAGAATATTACGGTATCGCCGACAATAATTCCTGCTACATAGTTTTCGTAGTAGAGAGAGAGTACATGATACATCATgttcaacccatcaccggcccactactgaacacaggtcaGTATGTAATAATGTAATGTCACTCTAATGACCCCGTGACATTACAATATCACTAAAACCAGGCCGATAAATTGCAAGTAATGAAgtcaatctaccgtttaattataatatcactagtgagattgtaatatcacgctttgacaatatacctgcgacatatataACAAATTGTCCAAGCGTCCGAGCCCGTTTAGTGTATTGTCCTGGCGTGCACTTGGTATCCCCATGCTGCCAGTCGTGTTTATATTTGATCTATAAGTCTATAGTCGTAAATCATATGTACGCCTAGTGTGTCGCACCTTTATTGTTGAACAGACAATATCATTTGGTCTGTATAGAGCTTGGGCGATATTGAGCTGTCTGCCAAAGCGAGCCCCTGAAACTGACAGCtctacaagtagggaattacAGCTATTGTAATTGAAGGAGTTTTGTAGGTAAACTAATAATAACTAACGATAATAATATGTGGATCATAAAGGTTTAAATAAACGGTCGAAATGATAGGGGTTAGTTGGTGAATATTCATCATCTTAATATCAAacatattaaaacattaaactAGTAATGAAAATGTACCCGCGACTAAGTaagtgtggatttagattttttaaatcccgagggaactgcTTGAtattcctggataaaaagtagcctgtctgtCTCCGACTTGCATGCAATCTCTCTATAgcaaattcatcaaaatcggttaagctttaaaagataacagacagatacattttcatattaattataatgGTAAGATATATGTATATGGATTTGTTAAGTAGCCATGTAAAGATAGTGTTTCACCAGAAGAACATAGTGCGATATCGAGATATGCAACAGAGAGCTGCTTGCTATGGActtaagagccagcgcgtgccagatctTCGTGTTTTTATACAAGCTGGAAGTTTCTCTGaggggaggaacgatcagcgactatgaagattggatcatggtggctttgggaggtaACAGGTactaaaggtgtaaaaaaatcttacgtttaaaataatttttttctatattttcttcggaatagttcCTACTTATTAggaatcacgtcatgcattgccagacacttagtatcgtggcaaccccctggcagacgcccttaaacttttaaactataACGGAGTCTGGCAGGGGGCTCTCTCTACTACGAAAACTAATCTAGCAGGAATTATTGTAGGTGGTACCG
Coding sequences:
- the LOC123867478 gene encoding aquaporin AQPAn.G-like, producing the protein MTILQNIPERVTKTSPVKKIARWWSKEFKVILAEFVSTTLLVFLGCMANIPLDDFTVQPPMYGPIAFGLVVLFNITSFGHISGAHMNPSVTLSAIIWGSVSFPLAVMYVIAQCSGAIIGYGLLLTVSPIDLIPGSVCITQPHVNHATYQSLIVEIVLSTALGFINCAVWDPVNKEKQDAIPLKFGFTIAALSLAGGPLTGASMNPARSLGPAVWTGNWNTHWVYWLGPALGGAIAPLLYKIAWLENKQDKESEIQSINGQL